From a single Bacillus pseudomycoides DSM 12442 genomic region:
- a CDS encoding DMT family transporter, whose translation MKAIAAGVLASFFFAFTFILNRAMDLQGGSWIWSASLRYYFMVPLLLIIVMYRGNLKQLFQYMKSNPKEWLLWSIVGFGLFYAPLSFAGAFGPGWLVASTWQITIIAGILLTPLFATNSLHKKIPMKELMMSAVILLGVLLMQVEHASSLGIRETVLCVVPVIVAAFAYPLGNRKMMQVCKGELDVFQRVLGMTLASLPFWFLLSGYEVSTNGLPSSDQVFQCFIVAISSGLIATVLFFFATDLVKDDPQKLATVEATQSGEVLFALLGELIWLSAPFPSSLSWIGMSLVVVGMILHSYVAVVMKKEEKITA comes from the coding sequence ATGAAAGCAATTGCAGCGGGGGTATTGGCATCGTTTTTCTTTGCCTTTACATTTATTTTAAACCGTGCGATGGATTTACAAGGCGGAAGCTGGATTTGGAGTGCATCGTTACGATATTACTTTATGGTTCCACTACTTTTAATTATTGTCATGTATAGAGGGAATTTAAAGCAACTCTTTCAATATATGAAAAGTAATCCGAAAGAGTGGTTGTTATGGAGTATTGTTGGCTTCGGTCTTTTTTACGCACCACTTAGTTTCGCAGGTGCATTTGGACCAGGATGGCTCGTTGCCTCAACATGGCAAATTACAATTATAGCAGGGATTTTATTAACACCATTATTTGCAACAAATTCGCTACATAAAAAAATTCCAATGAAAGAATTGATGATGTCTGCTGTCATATTATTAGGTGTGCTTCTTATGCAAGTGGAACATGCTTCTTCTTTAGGGATTCGTGAAACAGTTTTATGTGTGGTGCCCGTAATTGTAGCAGCATTTGCTTACCCGCTTGGAAATCGAAAAATGATGCAAGTATGTAAAGGAGAGTTAGATGTTTTTCAACGAGTTCTTGGAATGACACTCGCAAGTTTACCATTTTGGTTTTTGTTATCAGGCTATGAGGTTTCTACAAATGGATTACCATCAAGTGACCAAGTTTTTCAATGCTTCATCGTAGCAATTAGTTCTGGTTTAATTGCGACTGTATTATTTTTCTTTGCAACAGATCTTGTAAAGGATGATCCGCAGAAATTGGCAACAGTAGAAGCAACGCAGTCAGGTGAAGTTTTATTTGCATTACTCGGAGAATTAATCTGGCTATCTGCTCCATTTCCATCATCATTATCATGGATTGGAATGAGTTTAGTTGTTGTAGGAATGATTCTGCATAGTTATGTTGCAGTTGTTATGAAAAAGGAAGAAAAGATAACAGCATAA
- a CDS encoding alpha/beta hydrolase, whose protein sequence is MFKNKKRIVLFIALIVFIASVLYQAICVNNYTEVPGKIIEVNNHDMHIFATGKREDKPVIVMTAGSGTTTPYADFYPLYNKLEKENRVVVYERPGYGYSEKTERSRDIDTVVSELHALLIESDEKPPFILVGHSMGALESIRYAQLYPNEIEGLVFIDGISPEYAQNFEMNIGMKVSWHTMNTAKNIGILRTLSLFGIMDNVFIDIPNLPKELQELKISMALKNTNNRNMKEELEWMSRNGKKVIEQGDLGTLPVLQFSATNNGYENWEKTQNELLKISSRTEQIIFPNTKHYIHHEKAHEINEGIKSWIGELQ, encoded by the coding sequence ATGTTTAAAAACAAGAAGCGTATTGTTTTGTTTATTGCGTTAATTGTTTTTATTGCTAGTGTACTGTATCAAGCTATTTGTGTAAATAATTATACGGAAGTACCTGGTAAGATAATTGAAGTTAACAATCATGATATGCACATTTTTGCAACAGGAAAACGTGAGGATAAACCAGTGATAGTCATGACAGCAGGAAGTGGAACGACTACACCGTATGCAGATTTTTATCCACTGTATAATAAGTTAGAAAAAGAAAATAGAGTAGTTGTGTATGAGCGACCTGGCTACGGATACAGTGAAAAAACAGAGAGAAGTAGGGATATTGATACAGTTGTAAGCGAATTGCATGCATTATTAATAGAGTCTGATGAGAAACCTCCCTTTATATTAGTAGGACATTCAATGGGAGCATTAGAAAGTATTCGTTATGCACAATTATATCCAAATGAAATTGAGGGATTAGTTTTTATCGATGGAATTAGTCCGGAATACGCACAGAATTTTGAAATGAATATAGGTATGAAAGTTAGTTGGCACACAATGAATACAGCTAAAAATATCGGCATCTTGCGTACGTTATCATTGTTTGGAATCATGGATAACGTATTTATAGATATCCCTAATTTACCAAAAGAATTACAAGAACTTAAAATTTCAATGGCTCTTAAAAATACAAATAATCGAAATATGAAAGAAGAATTAGAGTGGATGAGTAGAAATGGTAAAAAGGTAATAGAACAAGGGGATCTAGGAACTCTGCCAGTATTGCAATTTTCCGCAACAAATAATGGATATGAAAATTGGGAGAAAACGCAGAATGAACTGTTAAAAATATCTTCAAGAACGGAACAGATTATATTTCCAAATACAAAGCATTATATTCATCATGAAAAGGCACATGAGATCAATGAAGGGATTAAGAGTTGGATAGGAGAATTGCAGTGA
- a CDS encoding GNAT family N-acetyltransferase: protein MIRVLSDSDAVQYWNLRLQALQMNPESFVTTYEEAMQKENPVEEVVRNLNSKTSYTFGAFNKENQLMGVVTLLTEQKAAYKHKGHLVAMYVDHQSRGKGLAKCLIRALIEKARELKIEQISLGVVSDNEAAKKLYQSIGFTTYGIEKRALKINGIYRDDEHMVLFL from the coding sequence ATGATTCGAGTTTTATCAGACTCAGATGCAGTACAATATTGGAACTTACGCTTACAAGCACTACAAATGAATCCAGAATCATTCGTGACAACTTATGAAGAAGCGATGCAAAAAGAAAACCCTGTTGAGGAAGTTGTTCGAAATTTAAATTCAAAAACTAGTTACACATTCGGTGCTTTTAATAAAGAGAATCAACTAATGGGTGTAGTAACGTTACTAACGGAACAAAAAGCAGCATATAAGCATAAGGGGCATCTTGTTGCCATGTATGTAGATCATCAAAGTAGAGGGAAAGGCTTAGCAAAATGCTTAATTCGCGCGTTAATTGAAAAGGCAAGAGAACTAAAAATAGAGCAAATTAGTTTAGGGGTTGTTTCAGATAATGAAGCAGCAAAAAAATTGTATCAATCAATAGGTTTTACAACGTATGGGATAGAAAAAAGAGCACTAAAAATAAATGGCATATATCGCGATGACGAACATATGGTTTTATTTCTCTAA